Genomic window (Sandaracinaceae bacterium):
TCCTCCGGGCCCGCCCAGCGCACGGAGAGCTCACGCGCGCTCGGTTCCGCGCCGAGCCGCGTCGGCTCGGCCTGGCGCTCGCCACCGCAACCCAGCAGCAGCGAGAGCGACGCGGCCGCGAGCGTCGCCCCCTTCACTCTTCCGGCTCGGGCCGCGGCGGGGGATCGCGCGGCGCGTCCTCGCGGATCGAGTAGCGCACGAGGGAGCGCAGGATCTCGTTCCGCTGCAGGTTCCCGACCAAGCGCTTGATGTCCTCGTAGATCGACGGGTCGACCAGCAGCCCCCCGAGCGTCCCGCGGCCCGCGCGGACGTCGGCCGTGATCGCGCGGAGGTCGGCGCTCATCTGCGTGAGGTTGGTGATCAGGTCCCCCGCCTCGTCGCCGTAGAGCAGCTCGTGTGCGTTGTTGTCGCCAGTCCGCACGTCTCGGAGGATCGTCGCGACCTCGCCCGCCGCCCCGGCGAGGCTCGTGAGCAGAACCACGCCCTGCTCGCCGTAGATCACCTCGTGCGCGGTGCCGTCGCCCCGCTCGACCTCGTGCACGATGCGCCGCACGCCGGCCACGGTGCGGTTCAGCTCGTTCGACGTGCTCCGGATGCTCCGCAGCGAAGTCTGCACGTCGTCCGCCATCGAAGGGTCCGTCATCAGCCGCCGCACCGTGCCGTCGTTCTCGTGCACCAGCCGCGTGATGACGGCCAGGTTGTGCACGATGTCACGCACGTCCTGTTGCGTCTGCTCGTTGTCGAGCGTCTCCGCCAACCCCTCGGTCGCGCGGTTGACGTTGCGCATGATGCCCTCGGCGTCGCGCCCCGTGTCCCCGAGGAACGAGGTCAACAAGGACTCCTGGCTCGTAGGGATCGTCGCCCCCTCCGCCAGCGGATCGCCCTGCCCGACCGTGATGTCGACGAGCTGATCGCCGAGCAGCCCCTTGCTGCCGATGCTCGCGGTGCTCCCGTCCCGCACGAACGCCGAGGAGTCGTTCGCGACGCGCATGCGCACGCGGATGACCCCGGTCTGCTCGAAGCTGACCTCCTCGACCGTGCCGACGTCGATGCCCGCGATGCGAACGGGGCTCCCGGCGCGCAGGCCGTCGACGCTGTCGAACTCGGCGAAGTACTCCACCTTCGACGCGAACATCGCGCTGCGGTTGCCGATCACGAAGACCAGCACCCCGCCGACGATCAGGGCGGCGGTGACGAAGATACCGACTCTCAGCTCGCTCGAACCCTCGTCCATCGGTCACCCACCGTAGCGAAGTAGGGTCTCGGTGTCGTCCACCTCGGGCGCGTTGCCCTCGATGAAGTCGCGCACCCTCTGGTCGTCGCAATAGCGCATCTCGTCCGGTGTGCCCTCGAAGATCACGTATCCGCGGTCGATCATCGCGATGCGGTCGCTGATCCGGAACGCGCTCGGCATGTCGTGCGTGACGACCACGGTGGTCACCTCGTAGCGATCGTTGAGCTCGACGATCAGGTCCGTGATGTGCGCCATCGCCTCCGGATCGAGGCCGGTCGTCGGCTCGTCGTAGAGCAAGACCTCCGGCCGGAGCGCGATCGCGCGCGCCAGGCCCACGCGCTTGCGCATCCCGCTCGAGAGGCTCGCCGGCGACATGTCGGCGATGCCCGGGAGCCCGACGTCCTCCAGACACTCCTCGACGCGCGCGTCGATCTCCTCCTCGGTCGGCCGCGCGTGCTCCCGCATCGGATACGCGATGTTCTCCCGCACCGAGATCGAATCGAAGAGCGCCGCCCCCTGGAACAACATGCCGATGCGACGCCGCACGTCGGTCATCTGCCGCTCCTTCAGCCCGCTGATGACGTCGCCGTCGAAGCGAATCTGGCCCCCGTCGACCGGGAGCAGACCGATCAGAAGCTTGAGCATGACGCTCTTGCCCATGCCCGAGCCGCCGATGATGGTCAGCGCCTCGCCCTCCTGGATCTGCAGATCGAGGCGCTCGTAGACCACCTTGGGTCCGAACGACTTCTGCACTCCATCGAACTCGATCAGCGCCACGGCGGCGGAGTTATAGGCCCGACACCCCCAGAGAGAAAGCGGACCCGCTCCGCCCCCCGTGGTACGGCTCCGACGTGCTCCTCCCACGCGCGGCTTGGCTGGTCTGTGCGTTCGCCTTCGGGTGCGCAGGGGAGCCGTCCGACTCGGCGCGCGTGCGACGCGCGGTGGAGGCGCACGCGGAGGACTTCGCGCGCTACGACCGCTGGGCCCGACGCCTCGGCCTCGCCGACAGCGCCTTCCGCTCCGAGGAGGCGCTCGCGGAGGCGGCGTTCGCGCCCATCCGACGCGATCGCGACATCGCGGCCGTGTGGCTCGTTCGCGAAGGGCCGGACGCGCGCGCGCTCCGTCACCCCGAGGACGCGCCCGACCTGCCGGGCGGCGGCTGGGTGACGGTGGTGACCGAGCCGCTCGGCCCGCTCGAGGCACAGCAGACGAGCCTCACCGTCGGCGGCGAGGCGCGCGACGCGATCCTGGTCCGTCGCAGCCGCCCCACCCAGGGCGACGCCACGCTGCACGTCACCATCGCCTTCGCGCGCCCACCGCGCGCAACGCCCTGATCAGCGCGGCGTCCGGAGCTCGCGCTGGAGCACGAGCCCCCGCAACACCTGATGCGCGATGCGAGCCTGGAAATCGTCCGCGAAGATCCGCTCCGACTCGGGCTCCCCGCCCGCCTCGCGCCGGACCTCGGATCGCGGGGTGAGCTCCTGCACCTCGCCCTCCTCCGCCTCGGTGTCCGACTCGAGGTGGCGCTCCAGGCTCGCCTCGCTGAAGCGCTCGATGGCGCGCTGGACGAGCTCGCGCGAGGTGGCCTCGTCGAGCTGCTCCACCTCGACGTCCGGCTCGATGCCGTGTGCCTGGATCGAGCGCCCGCTCGGCGTGTAGTAGCGCGCCACCGTCAGCTTCAGCGCCGAGCCGTCGGGGAGCTCGATGATGTTCTGCACGCTCCCCTTCCCCCAGGTGTCGCTGCCGACGACGATCGCCCGCCCGTGATCGCGCAGCGCGCCGGCCACGATCTCCGCCGCGCTCGCGGTGAAGTTGTCGACCAGGACGACCATCGGCCAGCGCGGTCGCGTCCCCGTCCGGTGCGCGCGCGCCTCGCTCAGCAGCTGCCCGCCGCGACCGCGCGTCGAGACGATCACG
Coding sequences:
- a CDS encoding MlaD family protein translates to MDEGSSELRVGIFVTAALIVGGVLVFVIGNRSAMFASKVEYFAEFDSVDGLRAGSPVRIAGIDVGTVEEVSFEQTGVIRVRMRVANDSSAFVRDGSTASIGSKGLLGDQLVDITVGQGDPLAEGATIPTSQESLLTSFLGDTGRDAEGIMRNVNRATEGLAETLDNEQTQQDVRDIVHNLAVITRLVHENDGTVRRLMTDPSMADDVQTSLRSIRSTSNELNRTVAGVRRIVHEVERGDGTAHEVIYGEQGVVLLTSLAGAAGEVATILRDVRTGDNNAHELLYGDEAGDLITNLTQMSADLRAITADVRAGRGTLGGLLVDPSIYEDIKRLVGNLQRNEILRSLVRYSIREDAPRDPPPRPEPEE
- a CDS encoding ABC transporter ATP-binding protein is translated as MALIEFDGVQKSFGPKVVYERLDLQIQEGEALTIIGGSGMGKSVMLKLLIGLLPVDGGQIRFDGDVISGLKERQMTDVRRRIGMLFQGAALFDSISVRENIAYPMREHARPTEEEIDARVEECLEDVGLPGIADMSPASLSSGMRKRVGLARAIALRPEVLLYDEPTTGLDPEAMAHITDLIVELNDRYEVTTVVVTHDMPSAFRISDRIAMIDRGYVIFEGTPDEMRYCDDQRVRDFIEGNAPEVDDTETLLRYGG